CTGCAGAAAAGAAAACGATCACTAAAAAGCTCCTTCAGGAATTGCGTAATCGCTGCCGGGATCACTACAACGTCGTTGCCGACGGCACGATGCCTGAAGCTGTTGATGTTCGAGAAACCAATCAAAAATTGGAAGAGCTTGTCTTGCTGCTCGACGGCAAGGCCAAGTGGGACGACGCAAAATCCAGCGATTGATGTGGTCCTGAGCGGCCTTCCAATTCTTTTAAGTTACCAAGCGTGAGTAGCTGCCGCGTCTTCTAAGAAGAGCTGATTAGGTTCTTGGCCTCAAGAGCAATGCCCATGTCCGCCGTCGAACTCTCCAGCATTAAGTGGGAAGAGAACGGCGAGATGTCGGCCCAAGATGCACTCAATCTTGTTTGCCAGCTCACGAAAATAGAGGAGCATGATTTGGCTTCTTCTCGTCTTGAGCTTGAAACCAGCTCGGCTCATTCAAGTTCAAGCGTGCAGAATGGTGATTAGGACGACTCCTGTGGTTTGGGCCTGATCAGGGTCCTTCATCCTTGCGTCGTGACAGTTTTAGTTTTGATAGGGGAATATTGTGGATATAAGTGTGCGATAGTTGGCCGATGAACGACCAAGTTTCTATTAACATTGTATTCATCGCTGTTAATGCATTCATTATCGCATTAGCCGCATTGATTTGTTTGAAGGGTGAGATGCACTTTGGCGCTGTTTGGAATTGCCTAACTGGTTGTTAAACACGTGATTGTCAGAAGCTTATGTGTTTTCAAATTAGAGACATATTGCATAAATTTGGCAAAATGTATGCATTTGAATAACTTATTATTGATGAGTTTTAATCCCTTCGAATGTAATAAAAGAAGAGCTCAGGAGGTAAAATCTTTAAGGTGATTTTAGCCTCAATTTCTTACTCTTTAAAGACGCCATTGCACGGACCTGGGGCTGGCTTGGTGAAGCAATGCCCTTCAGGAGACCAGTATCCAAGGGCTGGAAGGCTCAAGCCTTGGGCCTTTGCAATAGTGTTGACGCCAGAAACGCCATTACCTTGCACCGTGACGTGCCCGCTGGCATCGACTAAGTCAAGGAAATCCCCTTCATTCATCTCCTGGTTTGCATTGGCAAAAGCGATGGATGGAAGCAGGGCGGTTGCAGCAGAAATAAGAATCAATCGGAGAATCATGGGCTTTAGATGTGAAATTAATTTGCGGTGACGACAACTGGGGTCCCAACATCAACACGGTTGAATACTTGAATTACATCGTTGTTCAACATGCGAATGCAGCCAAGGCTCACGGCTGCCCTTAGGTTCACCCAGCTCGGCCATGCTGTGCCATGAATTGCATATTCATCGCGGCCAAACCTTACGTAGGGCATGTAACGAACACCCACGGGATTGTCAGGCCCTGGTGCAATTACCTTTCCTTTCTTATGATAAACGGGTGCAGCATCTTTGCTTTTAATATCAAAGTTTCCTGCGATGGTTGGAGATTCAGGAGCTCCAATGGCGATGGGGTATTTCCCAATGACCTTTCCATCTTCAAACAACGTGAGATATCGATGTTTCAAGCTCACCTCAATCGACATGTCGGCCTGAGCGGGAGCGGTTGATGAAAAGCCAATTGCAAGCAGGGCTGCCAACAAACATGGACGGACGGACATGGATTTCCGTAAAAAGCAACCTGCTCTCATTCTGACGCATTCGAAAGGAGCTAGCGTCGAGGCAACGCTTAATTAGTTGACGTTTGATGTTCCGAACTTCCGGTTTTCGTGCAGCTCTGATTACTGCTGCTGCTGCCGTTTCGGCTCTCACACTCAACATCCCTGCACGAGCCGGTTTTTCGCTGGAGGAATTGGCAGGTTTTGAGGTCACACACCTGCGTGGTGTTGTGAATGTGGTGTCACCTGCTCAGAAGGTGATTGAGGTGGTTGATCCCGAAGGTCATAAGGAAATCATCACCGTCGGCATCGACTTAGCCCCACTGGGGTTGCGGCCTGGAGATGGTGTTGATGTCTCGGTGCTTGATGGCTTGGTGGTGGACCTGCAACGCAGCACCACGACGAAGCTGAGTTTTAACCGGGAAGACATCATCATGCCCCTCGATATGGGGCCACTAAAGAAGGGAATGCGGCTCGCTTTGGCATCAGGTACTGCTCGGATTATTAAATTGTCCGAGGACGACCGCAGCATCAGCTTGATGGGTCCGCTGGGGGGCATTCACAATCTCGATGTTCTTGCGGATCCCGATGATGACCTTTTCCCGTTGTTGAACGCAGGGGATCTGGTGAATTTTCGGTTGATTCAACCTGTTGCCGTTCAAATCAAAAAAGCGCCCATTGCAAAAGCGCAAGCCAATCCAATGGCGAAGTCGCAACCGTTGCTATCCGATGCGGTGACTGAGCGAGGAAGTTTGAAAGCGGAGCTGCTTGAATCCTTCGAAATAACGAAGTTATCTGGCACGGTTCAACGGATCATGCCAGCTGAAAAGGTGCTGGAACTTCGCACGCCCTACGGCCACGACATGTTGATCACCAGTGGTGTTGATTTGTCCACCGCAGGGCTCAAAGTGGGCGACGAGATCACCGTTGACCTGCTTGATGGATTGGTCGTTGATCTACGTAAAAGTTCGCGGAAGGCTCTCACCTTTTCACGAGAAGACGTAATTCTGTCGGAGCAATTTGGACCGGTTCGTCAAGGCGCCAAAGTTGCAATGACCACCGGCACTGCTCAGGTGGTCAAGATCTCAGAAGACGACCATGAGCTCAGCCTTCGGGGCCCTTTTGGTGGAGTTCACAACCTTGATGTTCACAATGTCGTGACGGGTGATCCAGTAAAAACATTGAAGGTTGGCGATCTGGTGGACTTCCGCGCCATCCGACCCATTGCAATCGCAATCCGTAAAAGCAATTAATTTGCCTCAGTTTGTTTGCTGGGATGCAATCGCTCGTACAACATCGCCCCGGGTGAGAACACCGATGGGATTTTTCTCGTTATCTAGTACAAATAAACGCTGTGTGCCCTTGTTGTGAAGCATGGACGCGGCCTTGGGAAGATCAAGGGTGCCGTCGCAACTGTGACTATTTTTTTGCATCAGTTCACCAACAGTGGTGCCGAGTACTTGATGCACTTGTTTGTCCCAGTTGAGTGGATTGCGCAGATAGATCACGCTGTCTAGGAGCATCACGTAAGGGCCTGCATCCACGCCGCTTTCGCGAACCATGAGATCTTTTTCACTCAATTCGCCGATTAATGCCCCTTGCTCATCAACAACCGGTAGGCCACTGACGTGATGGTCACTGATGAGCTTCACCGCCTCTTGCAGTGGGGTGTCGGCTCGAACGGTGAGCACGGGTTTGGTCATCACGTCGGCCACCGTCAGCTGCAGGACCATGATTCAGAACGATCTGCATCCATTCTGCGCCGTTGTCACCATCACTGTCTCGAATCCTGTCTCGAATCCCGTCTCGATCGCTGCGCTTCTTGGCTGATGGCCTCACCATCGGCAGGGCAGTGGCTGGCCTCCCCTTAATCCTGGCGCTTCAGCAGGGTTGGGCTGTGATGGCCTGGTGGCTATTGCTATTTGCTGGGTTGAGCGATGCGGCTGATGGGTGGTTGGCCCGCCGCGCTGGGGGTGGCACCAGCTGGGGGGCCAGGCTTGACCCCCTGACCGACAAGGTGCTGATTGCGGCTCCTCTGCTTTGGTTTGCGGCCAGTGGAACGCTCCCTTTGTGGGCGATTTGGATCCTGTTGGCCCGAGAGCTGTTGATCTCAGGTTGGCGGGCGGGAGCCAGTGATGGGGCTCCAGCGTCATGGGGCGGTAAAGCCAAAACAATTCTTCAGTTCACGAGCTTGTTGCTGTTGCTCTGGCCGCCGGGATGGGTCGGCCAGTCAGCGCTGGTGGTTTGCGGATGGTGGTTGTTCTGGCCCTCTTGGGCTTTGGCCTTGACCTCGGCCGCGGACTACCTCAAGCCCCAATCAGGGTGGCGTCGGAGCTGAAGTCGGGGCTTGAGCTGGGATTGGTGGCGTAATCGTTGGCGTAGCTATCCGCTAAACCCGCCGCCAAATCGAACTGTGGATGCCAGGCCAGCTCTCGCTCAACCCGTGTGATGTCAGTCAGGAAGTGATTGAGTCGTAGCGGGAAAGCCTTCCGCGCTTTTGGATCCAGGGCTGAGGGATCAAACGACTGCATCACAACGGTCTCTGGATCCTTTCCACAGGCCTGAGCCGCTGCTCGGATCAGGCCTTCAAATGTGACTCCTTGCTTGCCGGAGCAGTTGTAGATCCGGTTGGCGGCTGCATCCACATCAATGCAGCGGGCCATGGCTTCGGCGAGATCATCGACGTGACCCAATTGCGTGATGGTGGTGCCATCGCCGGGGAGGGGCACCGGTTGTTCATGCACAATCCGATCAAAAAACCAGCGCTCGATTGGGTTGTAGTTGCCAGGCCCATAGATATAGGTCGGTCGGAAGCTGGTAAAAGGAACCCCTTCAGCTGTGAGCCATGCCTCGGTGTCGGCTTTCCCCGCATGCCGACTTTTTGGGTCGGTCGGACTGTTTTCATCCAGCGGCCAGTGGTCTGATCCGGCATAGACCCCAGCCGAGCTCACGTAAACAAAGCGATGGCGGGGGTGCCCTGTCGCGGTGAGAACACGACGGCTGTCATCCAGTGTTCGGCCGGAGCTATCAACGATCACATCAAAGGCACGGCCCTGCAGTGCGCTGAGGCCTTCATCGCTGCTGCGGTCTCCCGTGATGTGCTCAACGCCAGCGGGAACAGGGTTTTTTCCGCGCGTGAACAGGGTGAGCGCATGGCCTTGGGCCATGAGCCTGGCCACTAGAGGCTTGCCCACAAACCGGGTTCCTCCCATCACCAGAATTTGCATGACGTTGCGCCTCCAGATTGGTTGGGACGGTTTGTTGTCCTAACCAGATTTAAAACTAGGAAAATCTAAGGGATGGATCCCGCTGAACATCGGCCCCGAATCAAATAACTGTTATTCGACAATCTTGAAAAAATGGTGCAGTATCTGAACCAAATTAATTTTATTTATTCCTGTTGATAGGAGTAGCTATTCAGTATTTTTTGTTGTTGAAAAAATGTTTTTCCTTGGAAAATTAATCTTAGTTCGTGTGAATTTTTCAATGGCCGACGTTCGACAGACCGTGCTCCTGCAGGATGGATAGCCCATTGTTTGGCCCCATGGAGATCATCCCCGCCATCGATCTGCTTGACGGTGCCTGTGTGCGTTTGCACCAAGGGGATTATGACCAGGTGACCCGGTTCAGTGATGATCCTGTGGCCCAAGCGCTCAGTTGGCAGAGCCAGGGAGCCAAGCGGCTTCATCTCGTCGATTTAGATGGTGCGAAACGGGGCGAGCCCGCGAATGATGCTGCGGTGAGAGCGATCGCCAACGCCTTGGATATTCCCGTGCAGCTGGGTGGCGGCGTGCGCTCGATCGAACGCGCCGAAGATCTCCTCAACTGCGGCTTGGAGCGGGTGATTTTGGGCACGGTGGCGATCGAACAGCCGGATTTGGTTCAGGTGCTCGCTGAGCGTCATCCAGGGTCTGTGGTTGTTGGGATCGATGCCAACAAAGGGAAGGTGGCCACCCGAGGCTGGCTTGAGCAAAGCGATGTTTTGGCAACCGACCTCGCCCGCCGCTTCAGTGATTCGGGAATCGCCGCGATCATCACCACCGATATCGCCACCGATGGAACATTGGCGGGGCCAAACCTTGATGCTCTGCGCGAGATGGCTCAAGCCAGCAGCGTTCCAGTGATCGCGTCAGGGGGGATTGGATGTATGGCCGATCTTTTGTCGCTGCTGCCCCTCGAAGATCAGGGTGTAAGTGGCGTGATCGTCGGCCGGGCGTTGTACGACGGGCGGATTGACCTCGCGGAGGCGATCGGCGCGATTGGTGATGACCGCCTGCAGGACATAACTTGCGGCTCAACTGATTTGGCCTAATGATGGGACCTAGAATGTCTAGAGAGACAGTGTTCTGTGGTAAGGCCAACCTCCACCACTGACATCGATGGTTTGCCCAATCCGGGCAGCCTCCAAAACGTTTTTGAGCAATGCCGCCGATTAGGCATGCGCCTCAGCCGTCAACGGCGCATGGTCCTCGATCTGCTTTGGAGCGAGAAAAGTCACTTAAGTGCTCGGGATATTTTTGAAAAACTGAATGTGCAAGGCAGAAGCATTGGCCATACCTCCGTTTATCAAAATCTTGAAGCGCTCCAGTCTGCTGGAGTTATTGAATGCTTAGACCGTGCCAATGGTCGCTTGTATGGCTACCGCAGTGATCCCCATAGCCATCTCACGTGCCTTGATTCAGGCCTGATTGAAGATATCGACGTCAACTTGCCCCAAGACCTGCTCAGGCAGATCGAACAACGTACGGGCTTTCGCATTGAGTCCTACACGCTTCAACTGAATGGGCGACGCACACTGGAGGATTGAGCAAAGTCTCGTTACCTTGACGACAACCCCTCGGTTGTAAGGCTTGGCCTCTTCGTCTCCGGTGCGGATTTTGCTGTTGGCGCCCGATCTCCTCGGGGAGTCGTTGGCGTTGCA
The DNA window shown above is from Synechococcus sp. CC9902 and carries:
- the hisA gene encoding 1-(5-phosphoribosyl)-5-[(5-phosphoribosylamino)methylideneamino]imidazole-4-carboxamide isomerase, which produces MEIIPAIDLLDGACVRLHQGDYDQVTRFSDDPVAQALSWQSQGAKRLHLVDLDGAKRGEPANDAAVRAIANALDIPVQLGGGVRSIERAEDLLNCGLERVILGTVAIEQPDLVQVLAERHPGSVVVGIDANKGKVATRGWLEQSDVLATDLARRFSDSGIAAIITTDIATDGTLAGPNLDALREMAQASSVPVIASGGIGCMADLLSLLPLEDQGVSGVIVGRALYDGRIDLAEAIGAIGDDRLQDITCGSTDLA
- a CDS encoding CDP-alcohol phosphatidyltransferase family protein, whose protein sequence is MSPSLSRILSRIPSRSLRFLADGLTIGRAVAGLPLILALQQGWAVMAWWLLLFAGLSDAADGWLARRAGGGTSWGARLDPLTDKVLIAAPLLWFAASGTLPLWAIWILLARELLISGWRAGASDGAPASWGGKAKTILQFTSLLLLLWPPGWVGQSALVVCGWWLFWPSWALALTSAADYLKPQSGWRRS
- a CDS encoding NAD-dependent epimerase/dehydratase family protein; amino-acid sequence: MQILVMGGTRFVGKPLVARLMAQGHALTLFTRGKNPVPAGVEHITGDRSSDEGLSALQGRAFDVIVDSSGRTLDDSRRVLTATGHPRHRFVYVSSAGVYAGSDHWPLDENSPTDPKSRHAGKADTEAWLTAEGVPFTSFRPTYIYGPGNYNPIERWFFDRIVHEQPVPLPGDGTTITQLGHVDDLAEAMARCIDVDAAANRIYNCSGKQGVTFEGLIRAAAQACGKDPETVVMQSFDPSALDPKARKAFPLRLNHFLTDITRVERELAWHPQFDLAAGLADSYANDYATNPSSSPDFSSDATLIGA
- a CDS encoding CBS domain-containing protein; translation: MVLQLTVADVMTKPVLTVRADTPLQEAVKLISDHHVSGLPVVDEQGALIGELSEKDLMVRESGVDAGPYVMLLDSVIYLRNPLNWDKQVHQVLGTTVGELMQKNSHSCDGTLDLPKAASMLHNKGTQRLFVLDNEKNPIGVLTRGDVVRAIASQQTN
- a CDS encoding L,D-transpeptidase — its product is MRAGCFLRKSMSVRPCLLAALLAIGFSSTAPAQADMSIEVSLKHRYLTLFEDGKVIGKYPIAIGAPESPTIAGNFDIKSKDAAPVYHKKGKVIAPGPDNPVGVRYMPYVRFGRDEYAIHGTAWPSWVNLRAAVSLGCIRMLNNDVIQVFNRVDVGTPVVVTAN
- a CDS encoding Fur family transcriptional regulator, coding for MRLSRQRRMVLDLLWSEKSHLSARDIFEKLNVQGRSIGHTSVYQNLEALQSAGVIECLDRANGRLYGYRSDPHSHLTCLDSGLIEDIDVNLPQDLLRQIEQRTGFRIESYTLQLNGRRTLED